GGATGCGGTCGATATCCAGGGTCTCGATGACGATGTCGGATCCGAAGGCGTCTTCTTGCAGGGCGAGGTATGCGGTCTTGGAAAAGGCCCGGGACTTGGCCCACCAGGAACTGCCCTTTTGTTCCCAGAAGCGCTGCCCGGATCGGTAGGCATACATGCCCGAACAGGCCAGGAATGCGAGATTGGTCTTGATTGCGGTCACGAAAGCTTTCCTCACCATGCTTTTTGCTTCTTGAAAAGCAAGTTGCGTTTCCTGCCTGACGGCCGGCAGCTGGCTGGTTTCTTCTCTACTCTTTGTGCTCATATTTTCTTGGCCGCAGGCGGGCCTGAATTGATGCTCTGTGTTGCTGGTAATCCTTGATGATCAAAGGTCAGCTTCTACGGGAGTCCGCAGAGATTTGCAAATGGAGCCGGAGGCGGGTACGGATTTTTGAACAATTCACCCAGAGCATGGAAACATATGGAAATTCAGGAAATATCCTTTGAAAACGCGGACTTTGCCCGTGAAGTCTTTGGCCCCGGGAATGCCTATCTGGACACCGTGGCCACAATGACGGGCGTGCGCGTGGAGAGTCGTGGCAATTCGCTTTCGATATTTGGCGAAGATCCTCTCATGGTCGGCCTGGTCTGCCGGTATTTCGCCCAGATTTACGACCTGGTGCGCGGCGGACACCAACTTTTCGAGCGCGACATCGAGCAGAGCCTGCGCATCATGCTGCGCGATCCGTCCACTCCGCTCAAGAGCTATTATCAGGAAGCGCTTTTCGCGGTTTCATCACGCAAGACGGTCTGCCCCAAGACAGTGACCCAGCGCGAGTACCTGCACGCCCTGCGTGAACTGGACCTGACCCTGGGCATCGGCCCGGCCGGCACGGGCAAGACCTATCTGGCCGTGGCCGTGGGCGTATCCCTGTTTCTGCAAAAAAAAGTCAAACGTCTGATCCTGACCCGCCCGGCGGTGGAGGCGGGTGAAAAGCTCGGCTTCCTGCCCGGTGATCTGGTGGAGAAGATAAACCCGTATCTGCGTCCGCTTTACGACGCGCTGCACGACATGCTCGATTACGCCAAGGTGCAGGAGATGATCGGCACCGGAGCCATCGAGATCGCGCCCCTGGCCTTTATGCGCGGACGCACCTTGAACAACGCCTTCGTCATTCTCGACGAGGCCCAGAACACTTCCCCCGAGCAGATGAAGATGTTTCTGACCCGCCTGGGCTACGGATCGCGGGCCGTCGTCACCGGCGACATCACCCAGATCGACCTGCCAGGGCATGTCGGGTCGGGTCTGGTGCAGGCCATGGAAGTGCTGAAGGATGTGCAGGGCATCGCCATGATCCATTTCACGGAGGCGGACGTCATCCGCCATCCGCTGGTGGGGCGCATTGTCCGCGCCTATGACCAGCACCGACAGAGCACGCAGGCGCGTGAAGGCGATGCTTCCGGTCAGGCCGTGCGCGGCAGGGGACGCCGGGTCGCGCCGGTGCGGGAGGGCTGATGCTGCATCTGGACCAGGCCGCGCCGGTTGATCCCCGTTTTCCTCTGTCGGGGCCGGAGCTCATGGAGATTTTCGAGGGGCTGGC
The genomic region above belongs to Deltaproteobacteria bacterium HGW-Deltaproteobacteria-18 and contains:
- a CDS encoding PhoH family protein, yielding MEIQEISFENADFAREVFGPGNAYLDTVATMTGVRVESRGNSLSIFGEDPLMVGLVCRYFAQIYDLVRGGHQLFERDIEQSLRIMLRDPSTPLKSYYQEALFAVSSRKTVCPKTVTQREYLHALRELDLTLGIGPAGTGKTYLAVAVGVSLFLQKKVKRLILTRPAVEAGEKLGFLPGDLVEKINPYLRPLYDALHDMLDYAKVQEMIGTGAIEIAPLAFMRGRTLNNAFVILDEAQNTSPEQMKMFLTRLGYGSRAVVTGDITQIDLPGHVGSGLVQAMEVLKDVQGIAMIHFTEADVIRHPLVGRIVRAYDQHRQSTQAREGDASGQAVRGRGRRVAPVREG